Sequence from the Peromyscus eremicus chromosome 4, PerEre_H2_v1, whole genome shotgun sequence genome:
CACATGGAaatgtgtggctctggctgtgaTGAAACCTCTAACCTTCCCACCGCCCACTTTGTTGGCTGCCTACCTCTACACCTCTCCTCGACACATCCCTCTGAGATGCCTTGTCCCCACTGGGCAGATGGGCAGCTGACACTCAGAGGACAGAATTGAGTCCATACCAGAGCCCCTTTCCTGACGCCAGTACCCGGAACCTGGTGCCACATTCTGGAGCTGGCCAAAGGTGTTGCAGTGGCCACTGTGTGTGTCTTGTGAGAGGataggtgggggggtggggtgcagtTAGCAGGATCCTGGAGGGCTTCTTCATTTGTTCAAAAAGCAGGAAAAATGCTTTCCATCTCCCCTGAACATTGTTTTGAACACAGGGATTCTCTAAGAATACAGACCCTTGCAGTTACCGGTGGGCATCACCCCACCCAAAAGTCCTGGTGCTGAGGCTCCTTGAGTTTCCTTTGTTGGCCTTCAGTGATTGCTTACAAACCACTGTTTCTAGGACGAGATCATTAGCATCAGGATAGCTCAGTTCTGAAGACCTGACGTTCTTCTGAGGTTGGAGGGGTCAGGGAGAATTGAGCTGGTCACTGGCTGCTAATGTGGGGCTTGCTGAGATGGCTGGGGACACCAGCTTGTGGCTTCTGTCAGGAAGAAAGAGGGGGCATCAGTCCACTAGCTGGGCTACCAGGAGATCCAAATGGCCATTGCCTCTGTGTGTATTAGCCGTCCCTTCCCGAAGGGCTCTGAGCCCTGGGTCACTTTTATAATCCTTAACTGTTCTCCCTGTCTCCTCGTTCCCACTCCTTATAATTTGAACGCCTGCTGTAGCTGCCAATACTCTTCTGTCTTGTCTGTGCCCTGCAGGGTCAGGGCCTGGGCCTTCCCTAGGGGGTGATATTACAAGGGACTGTCTCTTTGCTGTGGAGGCTTCACAGGTGGCTTGGCCCTATGTGTCTTGCTCTTCTCCGGAAATCTGGAGATTGTGATCTCGCCCACAAAAACAAGTTTGCGGGTAAAGATAATAATACCAGGGCAGCAGGTCTGGCTTTAGCCCAAGCGTGTTGGCTGCTGGTCGGGTGGCCCTTGGCTGATTGCCGTGGCTTCTTTAAAGTACTCAGTAAGATAGTGATGGGGCTGGAGGGGGTCACGATATTCTGGCCCACTCCTTAAGATTCTCAGCCTGCTgagcacaaagctgcacagattCAACCATGCATGGCTCCAGTATCCTCAGTCCTGCCTCCGCCATTCCCAGGACTCTGTTGCCTGGATCATTGCCTGGATTTCCGGTTGACAGAGTTCTGACCCTAGCAAGTCTTCATCTTCTCCATgcttatgaccaaagcctgccgAGGGGCCTTGGTGGAACACCTGCTCTGTCACCTACACACAGCTGGAAAGGAGCAGTTCAGTTGCTGAGTGGATTGATGCACACATGAGTGGACGCCCAGAGACAAGATCTGTGTCCCCTGGAGGTGGTCCCCTGAGGCCCTGCTATCCACCTGGCTGGTTTACAGTCTACTTCCAGCCCACCTAATGAGAACCTTCTATGCCtattccaagcacccacaggGAAGGATATAAGTTTCAGAGGCTCTGAGCCAAAGGCTGTGGCTTCCTGTGGTTGAGAGCTGAACCCAGGTACCCAACTACTAGGCACATGGAGAGCAACATGCTCTTCACCCTGctggggctgtgtgtgtggctgtgcgtGGGGCTGGCGTCTGACTTACAGGATGCGGAACTGAAGGACTTCAATATAAACAAGGTAGTCACAGTTATAGTGAGCCAAGTTCCGAGGGGGTTGGGCCCTGCCCAGAGTCAGCCCTCAATATTCTACCATCTTGGGTGCCCTTCACCCCTAGAACTTTCCAGACTGCTGCATCCCTTGGAAGGGAGGGATGTAAAATGGTTCTCAGGGTCCCAAATCCTGAATGCTGGTACACCCAGGCAGTTCTTTCCTCTAACCCCTATCTCCCAGTTTTTAGGCCTCTGGTATGAGATTGCCTTTGCCTCCATGATGGATACACATGGCTTAGCGCACAAGGAGCAGAAGTTGGGAGCCATGACAGTCAAGCTGGAAGAGAACCTTCTGGCTCTGACCACCACCTATTACAAGTGAGTTAAGGCCTTGTCTATATGGCCCTAGAGGAAAGCTGGGGTAGCCTGGACAGTGCTCTCTGCTTTCCCCAAAGATACATCGACCCATGTCTGTGCCTCAGCCTCAGCTGTAGAGAGGGATGAGGGGACAACTGTTTCAGATGGGACCAGACATCTTTGGCATCCTGGTGTCCCAGTGTCTACTAAGACAGTTTATGGAGTGGCCTACAGCTCTACAATCATGATAGGAGTTTGGCCTCTGGACTGCCACCCTGGACTCTGAGCAAAGCAAGTAACAGACCAGACAGCTTTAAGGTCCAATTCTTTAGCTCATGAGATGTGCCAGCTTCTGACTGACAGATGGCAAGGCCTGAGGAGAAGTGGGGCAAGGCTGACCCGAGTCGTCTCTTCATCCTGGCACACAGCCCAGCAGTGCCCAATTTCGCATGTAGCTATTGGCCAGTAGACACCTTCAGGCCAGGTCACTTCCACAAGGACGTGTGCACGTCCCTGTTCTAGAGTGTCCCTTCAAAGTGTGTCGTTTCATCACAGAGTGGCCCTCAGATATGTATGTGCTTCTGCTCCTCAGAGACTGTCTCCCTCAGTCATGcatggatttgatccccaggGAGCATGTCCTCAGATGTACGTAACCATGCCTCTCAGAGTATACCTTCAAATGTGCGCCCTTCCACTTTTGTGGGTGTCCCTGGGTGTGTTTATGTCAGAATGTGTCCTTCAGCTCTGAGTGTGTCCCTGATGCTCAGAGCATATGTTCTCCAGATGTAACCATAACTCTTCACCTCAAGATTGTGTTCTTCAGGTGTGAGTGACCATGTTCCTCACACATGTGTGTCTGCTCCTGAGTGTGTCCCTCAATATTTGTGTCCCTGTACCACGGAGTGTGTTTCTCAGTCATGAATAACTTCCTGTTTTTTAAGAGGTTCTCCCCTAAATGTGTTCCTTTTACTTCAGAAAGACTGTTGCTCACACATGTGTTTCCCTGCTCCTGAATGCGTTCCTCATGTCAGTGTGTCCATCTTTCTCAGGCTGTGTCCCTCAGTGGGCAGAGAGTGGGTCTCTTAGGTATGTTTGTTCCTGTTCCTCAAACTGTGTGCTTCAGACACAAGTGTGACACTGTTCCCCAGAGACTATATCCTTCAGATATATGTACAGCCCTGATCCTCAGGGTGTGTCTCTTGATCCTTTGTGTATCTGTGGGCACAGGTAAGTGGTTCCTCGGGAGTCACCGGGGGCATATTTCCACAGCCAGTCGCTCTTGCTGCTCCATCTCCTTCTCACTAGGTGGCCACTGGGTAAGGGTCCTGCTCTCTGGGGCCATAGGCTCAGCAGATATTAAGACACGTGTATCTGGCTGGTTTCTGGACTCCTGGGTTGCCCACCATGCCCACCACCTCAGAGCATACAGTGTACGGCCTGGTAGGCAGGAAGCTGGgagtctccttcctttctttattctccttCATTTGCCTCTTTGTCtgtctagcccaggctgcctAGGACTATATGCTCAGGGATGTACACAGGGATCAGTCCTGTGTATAAACACGCCTAAGAGACCAACCCACTCTTGGCCACTGAGGGACTCACTGTTTTCCCCCTTTGTCAGTCTCTATAGCCCAGGATGCCCTGACGTGGGCATCAAACTGCAATCCTCTTGACTCAGCTCCCCTcacctcccagtgttgggattacaggctggcCTACTTTCTTGTCTTCATAGTGGGGACCACTGTGTGCTGGAGAAGGCCGGGGCCGTTCAAGTAGACCATCCAgggaaattcaaggtcaccaAAATATCAGGCAAGGACGCTGTCCCAGCTttggtgggtgtggtggcctcTCTGAGGTACTTTGGCTTATTCTTAGTCTGTCCTTACTGTTCTGGATGTGGGGGACCCTGCCTCACTGGGGGTGTTGTTTGATGTATCCTGACTGAAGCTCTCGGTGCGGGGCTACTCG
This genomic interval carries:
- the LOC131908033 gene encoding epididymal-specific lipocalin-5-like, coding for MESNMLFTLLGLCVWLCVGLASDLQDAELKDFNINKFLGLWYEIAFASMMDTHGLAHKEQKLGAMTVKLEENLLALTTTYYNGDHCVLEKAGAVQVDHPGKFKVTKISGSKEVAIVATDYQTYAIIDISSPVAGTVYRAMKLYSRSLNNNEKVLRKFQKVALENGFTTSNIIINKHDLTCVNILQSGGEPKS